Proteins from one Telopea speciosissima isolate NSW1024214 ecotype Mountain lineage chromosome 1, Tspe_v1, whole genome shotgun sequence genomic window:
- the LOC122655283 gene encoding uncharacterized mitochondrial protein AtMg00810-like — translation MDIEVIRNKKGLSLSQRKYVLNLLTETGMLGCKPVDTLMDPHVKLGASNDREFADKHRYKIKRLIYRRHGHTDIIGYSDGDWVGADGDRRSTTGYCTFVEGNLVTRKNKKQTIIAGSNAEAEYKATG, via the exons ATGGATATTGAGGTGATTCGCAACAAGAAAggtcttagtttgtctcaaaggaagtatgttcttaATCTTTTGACTGAGACTGGGATGCTAGGTTGTAAACCTGTGGATACTCTCATGGATCCTCATGTAAAACTTGGAGCTTCTAATGACAGGGAGTTTGCAGACAAACACCGATACAAGAT AAAAAGACTTATTTATCGACGCCATGGTCACACTGATATCATTGGTTATTCTGATGGGGACTGGGTTGGTGCCGATGGTGATCGGAGATCTACTACTGgctattgtacatttgttgaGGGAAATCTTGTTACACGGAAGAATAAGAAACAGACTATAATAGCTGGATCTAATGCTGAGGCTGAGTATAAGGCCACAGGCtga
- the LOC122642067 gene encoding probable fructokinase-7 isoform X2 — translation MANANSGGLKALPADTRGRTPENGSLVVCFGEMLIDFVPTVAGVSIAEAPAFKKAPGGAPANVAVGIARLGGSSAFIGKVGADEFGYMLADILKQNNVNNSGMRFDPGARTALAFVTLRADGEREFMFFRHPSADMLLRESELDVDLIKKASIFHYGSISLIAEPCRSTHIAAMNIAKKSGSILSFDPNLRLPLWPSPEAARQGIMSIWDQADIIKVSEDEISFLTEGDDPNDDNVVIKKLFRPNFKLLLVTEGSEGCRYFTKEFRGRVPGIKVKAVDTTGAGDAFVSGLLSSLASDQNLYQDEKRLREALLFANACGALTVTERGAIPALPTREAVLQILPKSVA, via the exons GTGGGCTGAAAGCTCTTCCTGCTGATACAAGAGGGAGGACCCCAGAGAATGGCTCACTTGTTGTGTGTTTTGGGGAGATGTTAATTGACTTTGTTCCAACTGTTGCTGGAGTTTCCATTGCAGAAGCACCTGCATTTAAGAAAGCCCCTGGTGGAGCTCCTGCAAATGTTGCTGTCGGGATTGCAAGATTGGGTGGATCATCAGCATTTATTGGCAAG GTAGGTGCGGATGAATTTGGTTATATGTTGGCTGACATCCTGAAACAAAATAATGTCAACAATTCTGGCATGCGTTTTGATCCTGGTGCACGGACTGCACTGGCATTTGTTACACTGAGAGCTGATGGTGAGCGTGAGTTCATGTTTTTCCGCCATCCTAGTGCAGATATGCTTCTTCGAGAATCAGAACTTGATGTGGACCTTATTAAGAAG GCATCTATTTTTCACTATGGCTCAATCAGTTTGATTGCGGAACCATGTAGGTCTACGCATATTGCTGCAATGAACATTGCTAAGAAATCTGGTAGCATCCTATCTTTTGATCCAAATTTGAGATTGCCTCTGTGGCCATCACCAGAAGCTGCTCGGCAGGGTATAATGAGCATATGGGACCAAGCAGACATTATCAag GTAAGTGAGGATGAAATTTCATTCTTGACAGAAGGAGATGATCCTAATGATGATAATGTGGTGATAAAGAAGCTTTTTCGCCCTAACTTTAAGCTTTTGCTTGTTACTGAAGGGTCAGAAGGTTGCAGATACTTCACCAAG GAATTTAGGGGTAGGGTTCCTGGTATTAAAGTTAAAGCTGTCGATACAACTGGTGCTGGTGATGCATTTGTAAGTGGGTTGCTGAGCAGCTTGGCATCTGACCAAAATCTGTATCAG GATGAGAAGCGGTTAAGGGAGGCTCTTCTGTTTGCAAATGCATGTGGTGCACTTACAGTCACAGAGAGAGGAGCTATTCCTGCCTTGCCAACAAGAGAGGCGGTTCTTCAAATCTTACCAAAATCTGTAGCATGA
- the LOC122642067 gene encoding probable fructokinase-7 isoform X1 produces the protein MANANSGGLKALPADTRGRTPENGSLVVCFGEMLIDFVPTVAGVSIAEAPAFKKAPGGAPANVAVGIARLGGSSAFIGKVGADEFGYMLADILKQNNVNNSGMRFDPGARTALAFVTLRADGEREFMFFRHPSADMLLRESELDVDLIKKQASIFHYGSISLIAEPCRSTHIAAMNIAKKSGSILSFDPNLRLPLWPSPEAARQGIMSIWDQADIIKVSEDEISFLTEGDDPNDDNVVIKKLFRPNFKLLLVTEGSEGCRYFTKEFRGRVPGIKVKAVDTTGAGDAFVSGLLSSLASDQNLYQDEKRLREALLFANACGALTVTERGAIPALPTREAVLQILPKSVA, from the exons GTGGGCTGAAAGCTCTTCCTGCTGATACAAGAGGGAGGACCCCAGAGAATGGCTCACTTGTTGTGTGTTTTGGGGAGATGTTAATTGACTTTGTTCCAACTGTTGCTGGAGTTTCCATTGCAGAAGCACCTGCATTTAAGAAAGCCCCTGGTGGAGCTCCTGCAAATGTTGCTGTCGGGATTGCAAGATTGGGTGGATCATCAGCATTTATTGGCAAG GTAGGTGCGGATGAATTTGGTTATATGTTGGCTGACATCCTGAAACAAAATAATGTCAACAATTCTGGCATGCGTTTTGATCCTGGTGCACGGACTGCACTGGCATTTGTTACACTGAGAGCTGATGGTGAGCGTGAGTTCATGTTTTTCCGCCATCCTAGTGCAGATATGCTTCTTCGAGAATCAGAACTTGATGTGGACCTTATTAAGAAG CAGGCATCTATTTTTCACTATGGCTCAATCAGTTTGATTGCGGAACCATGTAGGTCTACGCATATTGCTGCAATGAACATTGCTAAGAAATCTGGTAGCATCCTATCTTTTGATCCAAATTTGAGATTGCCTCTGTGGCCATCACCAGAAGCTGCTCGGCAGGGTATAATGAGCATATGGGACCAAGCAGACATTATCAag GTAAGTGAGGATGAAATTTCATTCTTGACAGAAGGAGATGATCCTAATGATGATAATGTGGTGATAAAGAAGCTTTTTCGCCCTAACTTTAAGCTTTTGCTTGTTACTGAAGGGTCAGAAGGTTGCAGATACTTCACCAAG GAATTTAGGGGTAGGGTTCCTGGTATTAAAGTTAAAGCTGTCGATACAACTGGTGCTGGTGATGCATTTGTAAGTGGGTTGCTGAGCAGCTTGGCATCTGACCAAAATCTGTATCAG GATGAGAAGCGGTTAAGGGAGGCTCTTCTGTTTGCAAATGCATGTGGTGCACTTACAGTCACAGAGAGAGGAGCTATTCCTGCCTTGCCAACAAGAGAGGCGGTTCTTCAAATCTTACCAAAATCTGTAGCATGA